A genomic window from Klebsiella quasipneumoniae subsp. quasipneumoniae includes:
- the glnQ gene encoding glutamine ABC transporter ATP-binding protein GlnQ, translating to MVEFSAVAKNFGATQVLHDINLKIEVGEVVVIIGPSGSGKSTLLRCINKLEAISSGTLLVAGMHITDPHANECDIRREAGMVFQQFHLFPHLTALENVMFGPLRVRKQSKAAAREQALALLDRVGLRERANHYPAELSGGQQQRVAIARALAVKPKMMLFDEPTSALDPELRHEVLKVMRSLAEEGMTMVIVTHEIGFAREVASRLIFIDGGTIAEDGSPEALLTASSNPRLQEFLQHVS from the coding sequence ATGGTTGAATTTAGCGCGGTGGCGAAAAACTTCGGCGCCACTCAGGTGCTGCACGATATCAATTTAAAGATTGAAGTGGGCGAGGTGGTGGTGATCATTGGCCCGTCCGGCTCGGGAAAATCGACCCTGCTGCGCTGTATTAACAAGCTGGAGGCGATCTCTTCGGGAACGCTGCTGGTGGCGGGCATGCACATTACGGATCCGCATGCGAATGAGTGTGATATTCGCCGCGAAGCCGGTATGGTGTTTCAACAGTTTCATTTGTTTCCGCATCTGACCGCCCTGGAGAATGTTATGTTCGGTCCGCTTCGCGTGCGCAAGCAGAGTAAGGCCGCGGCGCGGGAGCAGGCGCTGGCGTTGCTGGACCGCGTGGGGCTGCGTGAACGCGCCAACCACTATCCGGCAGAGCTCTCGGGCGGTCAGCAGCAGCGCGTGGCGATAGCGCGCGCCCTGGCGGTGAAACCCAAAATGATGTTATTTGATGAGCCAACATCCGCCCTCGATCCCGAACTGCGGCATGAGGTGTTAAAGGTCATGCGATCCCTGGCCGAAGAGGGCATGACGATGGTGATTGTGACCCATGAGATTGGCTTTGCCAGAGAGGTGGCTTCCCGGTTGATCTTTATTGATGGCGGCACCATTGCCGAAGATGGTTCACCTGAGGCGCTGCTCACGGCCAGCAGCAATCCGCGTCTGCAAGAGTTTTTGCAACACGTATCCTGA
- a CDS encoding MurR/RpiR family transcriptional regulator — protein sequence MNLREKIINEFGGLSPELQRAAEFSLQNASQLVVLSMRAFAAEAGVKPATLLRLAQRLGYRGWSELKSDFIDDLGLRNDTYVSKAEKMMARGTQTQLYKEVFQAHQANLTFTQNENAQQMEQAVTLLDSAENVYICGFRASFPIAWSLFYVYRLFNRQVSLIDGLASNIEVFTRELTARDCVLLTSFAPYSRESLDVLQAARQAGAKILAITDSPVSPLAQAADCTLLFSIDSPSFFPSVVSGMGLAECLLAMLVVRHGREAVSKIESAERYLIESGAYVIPGKS from the coding sequence ATGAATCTCAGGGAAAAAATCATTAATGAATTCGGCGGGTTGTCGCCCGAGCTGCAACGCGCCGCCGAGTTCTCACTGCAAAATGCCAGTCAGCTGGTGGTGTTATCCATGCGCGCCTTCGCGGCGGAAGCCGGGGTAAAACCGGCGACGCTGCTGCGTCTGGCGCAGCGGCTGGGTTACCGCGGCTGGAGCGAGCTGAAAAGCGATTTCATTGACGACCTGGGGCTGCGCAATGATACATACGTATCAAAAGCGGAAAAAATGATGGCCCGCGGCACGCAAACGCAGCTGTATAAAGAGGTATTTCAGGCGCATCAGGCGAACCTGACCTTTACGCAAAACGAAAATGCCCAGCAGATGGAGCAGGCGGTGACCTTGCTCGACAGCGCGGAGAATGTCTATATCTGCGGATTCCGCGCCAGCTTTCCGATCGCGTGGTCGCTGTTCTATGTCTATCGACTGTTCAACCGCCAGGTATCGTTAATCGATGGCCTGGCCAGCAATATCGAAGTCTTTACCCGCGAACTCACCGCCCGGGACTGCGTCTTACTCACCAGCTTTGCGCCCTATTCGCGCGAATCACTGGATGTTTTACAGGCAGCCCGGCAGGCAGGGGCGAAGATCCTCGCCATTACCGACTCGCCGGTTTCCCCCTTAGCGCAGGCGGCAGACTGCACGCTGCTGTTTTCCATCGACAGTCCGTCATTTTTCCCTTCCGTGGTCTCCGGCATGGGGCTGGCGGAGTGTCTGCTGGCGATGCTGGTGGTGCGCCACGGCCGGGAGGCGGTGAGTAAAATTGAAAGTGCCGAACGCTATCTCATTGAGTCTGGCGCCTACGTGATCCCCGGTAAGTCCTGA
- a CDS encoding carboxymuconolactone decarboxylase family protein encodes MINRLPPLAEQEWDDRQRQLAEEIINGPRGALLPPFEPLLRSPELMAHAQRMGEYLRYRSALGQRLSELAILLTARHWSQPVEWAIHAPIAREKGISAAAVQAIKERRRPADLRPDEQAIYDFCQQLHQQQKVSDETWQQAIELWGEKGVVDLIGINGYYSFLSMVMNSAQTPVPDTSDSLFSE; translated from the coding sequence ATGATCAATCGTTTACCGCCCCTGGCGGAACAGGAATGGGACGATCGGCAGCGTCAGTTAGCGGAAGAGATCATCAACGGACCGCGCGGCGCCTTGCTGCCGCCCTTTGAACCGCTGTTGCGTAGCCCCGAGCTGATGGCGCATGCCCAGCGTATGGGGGAGTACCTGCGCTATCGCAGCGCGCTGGGCCAGCGTCTTTCTGAACTGGCGATTTTGCTGACCGCGCGGCACTGGTCGCAGCCGGTAGAGTGGGCGATCCATGCGCCGATAGCACGCGAGAAAGGGATCTCTGCCGCGGCGGTGCAGGCGATTAAGGAAAGGCGCCGGCCCGCGGATCTGCGGCCCGATGAGCAGGCGATCTATGACTTCTGTCAGCAGCTGCATCAACAGCAAAAGGTCAGCGATGAGACCTGGCAACAAGCCATTGAGTTATGGGGCGAGAAGGGCGTGGTGGATCTGATTGGAATAAACGGTTATTACAGTTTTCTCTCCATGGTGATGAACAGCGCGCAAACGCCAGTACCGGATACCTCTGACTCTCTGTTTTCTGAATAA
- the glnP gene encoding glutamine ABC transporter permease GlnP — protein sequence MNFDSRYIWDALPLLMQGLQLTLIISLSGLLGGLIIGLLAGTCRALGGTISKTVSLVFVEVIRGTPIMVQVMFIYFALPMVLPVRIDPVPAAIITIVINSGAYIAEITRGAILSINKGFKEASLAMGLSPRSTLWHVIMPLAFRRMIPALGNQWIISIKDTSLFIVIGVAELTRQGQEIIAGNFRALEVWTAVAMIYLFLTLCLSFLLKQLEKRIHIL from the coding sequence ATGAATTTTGACAGTCGCTATATTTGGGATGCATTGCCGCTGCTGATGCAAGGTTTGCAGCTGACGCTGATTATTTCGTTATCAGGCTTGTTAGGTGGATTAATCATTGGCTTGCTGGCCGGGACCTGCCGCGCATTAGGCGGAACAATATCCAAAACGGTATCGCTGGTGTTTGTGGAAGTCATCCGCGGGACGCCAATTATGGTGCAGGTGATGTTTATCTACTTCGCCCTGCCGATGGTGTTGCCAGTGCGTATTGACCCGGTTCCCGCCGCCATTATCACCATTGTGATTAACTCCGGGGCTTATATAGCGGAGATCACCCGGGGGGCGATTCTGTCGATTAATAAAGGATTTAAAGAAGCCAGCCTGGCGATGGGATTATCGCCGCGCAGCACCCTGTGGCATGTCATTATGCCGCTGGCTTTTCGGCGGATGATCCCGGCATTAGGCAATCAGTGGATTATCAGTATTAAAGATACCTCGCTGTTTATTGTCATTGGCGTGGCAGAATTAACCCGTCAGGGACAAGAGATTATTGCCGGCAATTTTCGGGCGCTGGAGGTGTGGACGGCGGTGGCGATGATTTATCTGTTTTTGACATTGTGCCTGAGCTTCCTGCTGAAACAACTTGAGAAAAGGATCCATATTTTATGA
- the glnH gene encoding glutamine ABC transporter substrate-binding protein GlnH: MSGLFKKLKLTLALVICSASFVTAAEDKITVGVDTAFVPFEFKQGDKYVGFDIDLWDAIAKKMHISYELRPMDFGGLIPGLQSRNLDVAMAGITITDARKQVVDFSEGYYNADLLMAVKSTDNSIVKFSDLTGKKVGLKQGTAAASFMKSKYKANYIEFPNIDNAYLDLQAGNLDAVVHDSPNVLYYVKTAGNGKVKSTGETDSILPQQYGFAMQKNSSLTPKVNQALQALRADGTYDKIYVKWFAKQPK, encoded by the coding sequence ATGAGTGGATTATTTAAGAAATTAAAGCTGACGCTGGCATTAGTTATTTGTTCAGCCAGTTTTGTGACAGCAGCAGAAGATAAAATAACGGTGGGTGTCGATACTGCCTTTGTTCCATTTGAATTTAAACAAGGCGATAAATATGTCGGCTTTGATATCGATCTGTGGGACGCGATTGCGAAGAAAATGCATATCAGCTACGAATTAAGGCCGATGGATTTCGGCGGCCTGATCCCCGGTCTGCAGTCACGTAATCTGGATGTGGCGATGGCGGGAATAACGATTACCGATGCGCGCAAGCAGGTCGTGGACTTCAGCGAAGGATATTATAATGCCGACCTGCTCATGGCCGTGAAAAGTACCGACAACTCCATTGTTAAATTCAGCGATTTGACCGGGAAAAAAGTCGGCCTTAAGCAGGGGACAGCGGCAGCCAGCTTTATGAAAAGCAAATATAAAGCGAATTATATCGAGTTCCCGAATATCGATAACGCTTACCTTGACCTGCAGGCCGGTAATCTCGATGCCGTGGTTCATGATTCACCGAATGTCCTTTACTACGTGAAGACGGCGGGTAACGGCAAGGTCAAATCCACCGGTGAGACGGACAGCATTCTGCCACAGCAGTATGGCTTTGCGATGCAGAAAAACAGCAGCCTGACGCCAAAAGTCAACCAGGCCCTGCAGGCCCTGCGCGCCGATGGCACCTACGACAAGATTTACGTAAAGTGGTTTGCTAAACAGCCGAAATAA
- a CDS encoding oxidoreductase, which yields MFIQENKTALVTGASSGMGKAIARRLIQEGYQVYVAARQLGKMEDLASLGAQCLQMDLSRQDDRLAVVNTILSQTGGVDVLVNNAGFGLYGPVEEIGIDEARYQFEVNLFGAAHLTQLLLPAMRARRRGYIVNISSMGGKMYSVLGAWYHATKHALEGWSDCLRLEVADFGIKVVIIEPGVIETGFGDAASESIVKRSATGPYGQLVKGVALSIQKTYGHGTGSDPQTIAEVVLVAVNASNPRPRYAVGKYAKLLIRMRVWLGDRLFDRIILSQMR from the coding sequence ATGTTTATTCAGGAAAATAAAACCGCGCTGGTCACCGGCGCATCGTCAGGGATGGGGAAAGCCATTGCCCGTCGTCTTATCCAGGAGGGTTACCAGGTTTACGTTGCTGCCCGGCAGCTCGGGAAAATGGAAGATCTGGCTTCGCTAGGGGCCCAATGCCTGCAGATGGATCTCTCACGGCAGGACGATCGGCTGGCGGTCGTGAACACCATTCTGTCTCAGACCGGAGGGGTCGATGTACTGGTCAATAATGCCGGTTTTGGCCTGTATGGCCCGGTCGAAGAGATCGGCATCGATGAGGCTCGCTACCAGTTTGAGGTCAATCTCTTCGGCGCGGCACATCTCACGCAACTACTGCTTCCCGCGATGCGCGCCCGCCGTCGCGGATATATTGTCAATATCTCTTCCATGGGCGGGAAGATGTATAGCGTCCTCGGCGCATGGTACCACGCCACCAAACATGCACTTGAGGGGTGGTCAGACTGCCTGCGGCTGGAAGTTGCCGACTTCGGCATCAAGGTGGTTATCATCGAACCTGGAGTGATTGAAACCGGCTTCGGCGATGCGGCCAGTGAAAGTATTGTCAAACGTTCGGCCACAGGACCGTATGGTCAGTTGGTAAAAGGGGTCGCCCTGTCGATCCAAAAAACGTACGGCCATGGCACCGGCAGCGACCCGCAGACGATCGCCGAGGTGGTCCTGGTCGCGGTGAATGCCTCAAATCCACGCCCCCGTTATGCCGTCGGTAAGTATGCCAAATTGCTTATCCGGATGCGTGTCTGGCTGGGCGACCGTCTTTTCGATCGTATTATCCTCAGCCAGATGCGCTGA
- a CDS encoding aspartate aminotransferase family protein — MSHVIHRSLRSTPMVASRARGAYIFDAQGKPYLDACGGAAVSCLGHAHPDVLAAMHRQIDRLAYAHTSFFTSDAVEQLAEHLTRTAPGELNYAYFVSGGSEAVETALKMARQYFVEIGQPSRTRFIARKQSYHGNTLGALAVGGNEWRRRQFAPLLMDVIRVSACNEYRDRRADETQQQYTERLLNELEQAILEAGPETIIGFCAETVVGATTGATPPTPGYLQGVRRLCDKYGILYIADEVMCGMGRTGTLHAFEQDDVVPDLVTIAKGLGGGYQPIGAVLASETIVSALKAGSGLFQHGHTYICHATAASAALAVQQVIARDNLLDAVKQQGAYLHKALREVLGELPHVGDTRGRGLFAGVELVRDKDDKTPFDPALKLHAAIKANCMARGLMVYPMGGTIDGQSGDHILIAPPFIITPAQLDFVVDTLDCVIREETGKL; from the coding sequence ATGAGTCATGTCATTCACCGCAGCCTGCGTAGCACGCCGATGGTGGCCTCACGTGCGCGAGGGGCCTATATCTTTGATGCCCAGGGAAAACCGTATCTTGATGCCTGTGGCGGGGCGGCGGTTTCCTGCCTCGGACACGCGCATCCTGATGTGCTGGCGGCGATGCACCGCCAGATCGATCGGCTGGCCTATGCGCATACCAGCTTTTTCACCAGCGATGCCGTCGAGCAGCTTGCCGAACATCTCACCCGCACGGCGCCCGGCGAGCTTAACTACGCCTACTTTGTCTCGGGCGGTTCTGAGGCGGTAGAGACGGCGCTGAAGATGGCGCGGCAGTACTTTGTGGAGATCGGCCAGCCATCGCGCACCCGCTTTATCGCCCGTAAACAGAGCTATCATGGCAATACGCTGGGCGCGCTGGCGGTGGGGGGGAACGAATGGCGCCGTCGCCAGTTTGCCCCCTTATTAATGGATGTTATCCGCGTCTCCGCCTGCAATGAGTACCGCGATCGCCGGGCTGACGAGACCCAGCAACAGTATACCGAACGTCTGCTCAATGAGCTGGAGCAAGCCATCCTTGAGGCCGGCCCGGAAACGATCATCGGTTTCTGTGCGGAAACCGTGGTGGGAGCGACGACGGGAGCCACGCCGCCGACGCCGGGCTATCTGCAAGGGGTCCGCCGCCTGTGCGACAAATACGGCATCCTGTACATCGCGGATGAGGTGATGTGCGGTATGGGGCGGACCGGGACGCTGCATGCGTTTGAACAGGACGACGTGGTGCCCGATTTAGTGACCATCGCCAAGGGACTCGGCGGGGGTTATCAGCCGATTGGGGCGGTGCTGGCGAGTGAGACCATCGTCTCCGCGCTGAAGGCGGGCAGCGGATTGTTCCAGCACGGTCACACTTACATTTGTCATGCCACCGCCGCGTCGGCAGCCCTGGCGGTGCAGCAGGTGATCGCGCGCGATAATTTACTGGACGCTGTCAAACAGCAGGGCGCCTATCTGCACAAGGCGCTGCGCGAGGTGCTGGGGGAGTTACCGCATGTCGGTGATACGCGCGGACGTGGCCTGTTTGCGGGGGTCGAACTGGTGCGCGATAAAGACGACAAAACGCCGTTCGATCCTGCCCTGAAGCTGCACGCCGCGATCAAAGCAAACTGTATGGCGCGCGGACTGATGGTCTATCCCATGGGCGGCACGATCGATGGCCAGTCTGGCGACCACATCCTGATTGCACCGCCGTTTATCATCACCCCGGCGCAGCTCGATTTTGTGGTCGATACCCTGGACTGTGTGATCCGCGAAGAGACGGGGAAATTATGA
- a CDS encoding AraC family transcriptional regulator → MARNRTFSLNLRWRALLKDAGMEPEHLLRQAGLPDDTFSDINRGLTTDEYLRFWRVLEKESDDQAFPLPFVERVSAEVFDPPLFAALCSTHMMQAVQRLARYKLLIAPMVLETTVVQNGTLTVSPRWLGATEIPASLEVAELAFLLRLNRLATREPVQAVKVTLSQPLTRQQTHHFSAFFGTTIQRGKRATISFAAADALRPFLTVNEGMWQVFEPELKRRLSQLSDQASTAERVHAVLLELLPGNDASIDNTAQRLGMSKRTLQRRLEQEGENYRALVHACREALARHYLLNTTLSGYEIAFLLGFEDPNSFYRAFMAWTGQTPENFRDMMRLN, encoded by the coding sequence ATGGCACGCAACCGCACTTTTTCTCTCAATCTCCGTTGGCGAGCGCTGCTCAAAGACGCAGGGATGGAGCCTGAACATCTTCTCCGCCAGGCCGGTTTGCCGGACGACACCTTTTCAGACATCAATCGCGGTCTGACTACCGATGAGTATCTGCGTTTCTGGCGCGTGCTGGAAAAAGAAAGCGACGATCAGGCCTTTCCTTTGCCCTTTGTAGAAAGGGTCTCTGCGGAAGTGTTTGATCCCCCGCTGTTCGCCGCCTTGTGTAGTACCCACATGATGCAGGCGGTCCAGCGGCTGGCCAGGTATAAACTGCTTATTGCCCCCATGGTGCTGGAGACGACGGTCGTGCAGAACGGCACGCTGACAGTGTCTCCGCGCTGGCTGGGAGCAACAGAAATCCCTGCCTCTCTGGAAGTGGCAGAGCTGGCATTTTTACTTCGTCTGAACCGACTGGCCACCCGCGAACCGGTTCAGGCCGTGAAAGTAACGCTCTCACAGCCCCTCACCCGCCAGCAGACCCACCACTTTTCAGCCTTCTTCGGCACGACCATACAGCGTGGAAAGCGGGCGACCATCAGCTTTGCCGCCGCTGATGCCCTGCGGCCCTTTTTGACGGTGAACGAGGGTATGTGGCAGGTCTTTGAGCCGGAGCTGAAGCGTCGTCTCAGCCAGCTTAGCGATCAGGCCTCAACGGCTGAACGTGTTCATGCAGTCCTGCTGGAGCTTCTGCCGGGCAACGACGCCTCTATCGACAATACGGCGCAACGTCTGGGAATGAGCAAACGCACCCTGCAGCGCAGGCTGGAGCAGGAGGGAGAGAATTATCGCGCCCTTGTTCACGCTTGTCGCGAAGCGCTGGCTCGCCACTATCTTCTCAATACCACGCTTTCCGGCTATGAAATCGCCTTTCTGCTCGGTTTTGAAGATCCAAATTCCTTCTACCGGGCTTTTATGGCGTGGACCGGCCAGACGCCAGAAAACTTCAGAGACATGATGCGCCTCAACTAA
- a CDS encoding LysR family transcriptional regulator — protein sequence MGKLEDMALLVAVAEAGGLSAAGRRLSLSPATMTARLKAMEERYQTRLFHRSTRAITLTNAGEDFYHAARRVLEEARHAESLLTQKEGVLSGDIRLSAPSDFGRQYLSPAIVDFTRRHPEVTFSVYLGERVEDLVANRLDMSIRVGNLPDSSLAIRHIRPNHRVLVASTAYLAARGTPASPEALHHHRCLALERHGVVMNEWRFEEAGKEQVIRVTPAMVCDDGALLRQWALSGAGIAGKSWWDVKRDVEEGRLQVLFADRFTGFSRLDRKEVGLQFVFPQRKLQPPQVSAFMAFFIDWLEESSPSSARRK from the coding sequence CGGCCACCATGACTGCACGTCTGAAGGCGATGGAAGAGCGTTATCAGACCCGCCTGTTCCATCGTTCCACGCGGGCTATCACCCTGACCAACGCGGGGGAAGATTTTTATCATGCCGCGCGGCGCGTGCTGGAGGAGGCGCGCCACGCCGAGTCGTTGCTGACGCAAAAAGAGGGGGTCCTGAGCGGCGATATTCGCCTTTCCGCCCCCTCCGACTTTGGCCGACAATACCTTAGCCCGGCCATCGTCGACTTTACCCGCCGTCACCCGGAAGTGACCTTTTCCGTCTACTTAGGCGAGCGCGTGGAGGATCTGGTCGCCAACCGGCTGGATATGAGCATTCGCGTCGGTAACCTGCCGGACAGCAGCCTGGCCATCCGCCACATTCGTCCTAACCACCGAGTGCTGGTGGCCTCGACGGCTTACCTTGCCGCCCGTGGAACGCCTGCTTCGCCCGAGGCGCTGCATCATCATCGCTGCCTGGCGCTGGAGCGGCACGGCGTGGTGATGAACGAGTGGCGCTTTGAGGAGGCGGGAAAAGAGCAGGTCATCCGGGTAACGCCGGCGATGGTCTGCGACGATGGGGCACTGCTGCGGCAGTGGGCGCTCAGCGGGGCGGGGATCGCCGGTAAATCATGGTGGGATGTGAAGAGGGATGTCGAGGAGGGGCGGCTTCAGGTGTTGTTTGCCGACCGCTTCACCGGTTTCAGCCGGTTAGACCGCAAGGAGGTTGGGCTGCAGTTTGTCTTTCCCCAGCGAAAGCTGCAGCCCCCTCAGGTATCGGCGTTTATGGCGTTTTTTATCGACTGGCTGGAAGAGTCATCCCCCTCCAGCGCGAGGCGAAAGTGA
- a CDS encoding acyl-CoA--6-aminopenicillanic acid acyl-transferase encodes MKTIAIRGSAYAVGQQLGAFGREAWQTKIRQTALWQTVTALKTAEQTQRMRAAVQAQFPLIWQELEGMADGLQAPVDEVFAWNCRGDLVRSTSDGCTTLAGRSPEGALIIAHNEDGFPQLREECAIVSVTPEVGLAFTSFAYPGSLCGHTFAVNEKGIVNTVNNIRAVHRPDGMPRQIVARASLNAATLEEAVTLLSATPRAGAFHHTLGQMGDSRLFSVEATGSGSSVLELSATGGHANHLIHPQLAAIEQIVTGSSGSRQRRLDAWLATNPPLDGVTAKAMLSDQQDPLLPIYRLSPDDPDEENTLATAIFTLSATRVVWQVFTLDRENAVLQGSL; translated from the coding sequence ATGAAAACAATCGCAATCCGTGGTTCCGCCTATGCGGTCGGTCAGCAGCTTGGCGCGTTTGGTCGTGAGGCCTGGCAGACTAAAATCAGGCAAACGGCGCTGTGGCAAACCGTAACCGCCCTGAAAACGGCGGAACAGACCCAGCGCATGCGCGCAGCCGTGCAGGCGCAGTTCCCGCTGATTTGGCAGGAGCTGGAGGGCATGGCGGACGGGCTGCAGGCGCCGGTGGATGAGGTGTTCGCCTGGAACTGTCGCGGCGATCTGGTACGTTCGACGTCAGATGGCTGCACCACCCTGGCGGGGAGAAGCCCGGAGGGCGCGTTGATCATTGCGCACAATGAAGACGGCTTCCCGCAGCTGCGTGAAGAGTGCGCCATCGTCAGCGTAACCCCGGAGGTGGGCCTCGCCTTCACCAGCTTTGCCTATCCCGGCTCCCTGTGCGGGCATACCTTCGCGGTGAATGAGAAGGGGATAGTCAATACGGTCAACAATATTCGCGCCGTGCATCGTCCGGACGGCATGCCGCGCCAGATTGTGGCCCGCGCATCGCTGAACGCCGCCACCTTAGAGGAAGCCGTCACTTTGCTGAGCGCCACGCCGCGCGCGGGCGCGTTTCACCACACCCTGGGCCAGATGGGCGATAGCCGTCTGTTTAGCGTGGAAGCCACCGGCTCCGGCAGCTCGGTGCTCGAGTTGTCCGCCACCGGCGGGCATGCCAACCATCTGATCCATCCCCAGCTTGCGGCCATTGAACAGATCGTGACCGGGAGCTCCGGTTCGCGCCAGCGGCGCCTGGACGCATGGCTGGCGACGAACCCGCCGCTGGATGGCGTGACAGCGAAAGCGATGCTCTCCGACCAGCAGGATCCGCTGTTACCGATTTACCGGCTGTCTCCCGACGATCCGGATGAGGAAAATACGCTGGCGACGGCTATTTTTACCTTGAGCGCGACCCGCGTCGTGTGGCAGGTCTTCACTCTGGACCGTGAAAACGCGGTTTTACAGGGCAGCCTTTAG